One segment of Candidatus Micropelagos thuwalensis DNA contains the following:
- a CDS encoding 2,3-bisphosphoglycerate-dependent phosphoglycerate mutase, whose protein sequence is MGCLVLVRHGKSEWNAKNLFTGWRDPDLTEKGVEEAVQAGKTLKQAGYNFDVAFTSDLQRAQKTCALILDALGLGDLDVIRDQALNERDYGDLAGLNKDDAREKWGDEQVHIWRRSYDIPPPGGESLKDTADRVLPYYQASIKPRLLDGENVLVAAHGNSLRALVMMLENLSQEEILAKEIGTGEPIIYDISSTGAATPKTL, encoded by the coding sequence ATGGGGTGTTTAGTTCTTGTGCGTCACGGGAAAAGTGAATGGAATGCAAAAAATCTGTTCACGGGCTGGCGCGATCCGGATTTGACAGAAAAAGGTGTTGAAGAGGCCGTTCAAGCCGGCAAGACACTCAAGCAAGCCGGTTATAATTTTGATGTTGCCTTTACATCTGATTTACAGCGCGCCCAAAAAACCTGCGCGCTTATTCTTGACGCTCTTGGGTTGGGCGACCTTGACGTCATCAGAGATCAAGCCCTGAATGAGCGCGACTATGGCGACCTTGCGGGCCTAAACAAAGATGACGCTCGTGAAAAATGGGGTGACGAACAGGTGCATATATGGCGTCGCTCCTATGATATTCCACCACCCGGCGGTGAAAGCCTAAAGGACACCGCCGACAGAGTGTTGCCTTATTATCAAGCCAGCATCAAGCCACGCTTATTGGATGGTGAAAATGTTCTGGTTGCGGCGCATGGCAATTCGTTACGCGCGCTTGTTATGATGCTGGAGAACCTGTCCCAAGAAGAAATTCTTGCCAAGGAAATTGGCACAGGCGAACCTATAATTTATGATATTTCCAGCACTGGCGCGGCGACGCCCAAAACACTTTAA
- a CDS encoding DUF2244 domain-containing protein: MSDEKPFFSAVLRPNCSLNNLGFIVLMSLLSAICLISGIFFLLIGAWPVFGFFGLDILMLYLAFRLNYRAAKRYELVEICDDRLTVTTGWDGVATDLKAFDPYWVRLQLSKSERAVGPLHLTSHGQKLEIASFLGPDERCDFADALGNALQNYRTV; this comes from the coding sequence TGCGTCCTAATTGTTCTTTGAATAATCTGGGTTTCATTGTGTTGATGTCTTTGTTGTCAGCCATTTGCTTGATTTCGGGTATATTCTTTTTGCTGATTGGCGCGTGGCCTGTATTTGGTTTTTTCGGCCTTGATATTTTAATGCTTTATCTTGCTTTTCGGCTTAATTACCGTGCGGCAAAGCGTTATGAGCTTGTAGAGATTTGCGATGATCGGTTGACCGTAACAACCGGCTGGGACGGGGTGGCAACAGATCTCAAAGCGTTTGATCCATATTGGGTTCGGCTGCAGCTGTCTAAATCTGAACGCGCGGTAGGGCCGCTTCATCTTACATCTCATGGACAAAAGCTTGAAATAGCATCTTTTCTTGGCCCAGACGAGCGTTGCGATTTTGCTGATGCACTTGGCAACGCGCTACAAAACTACCGTACCGTTTAA
- the dapB gene encoding 4-hydroxy-tetrahydrodipicolinate reductase — translation MKLVVNGCAGRMGQTLVRLIAEDERLTLVGALEHANSPALNEDAGKLAGLDALGVKVTDNALNVMKDADGVIDFSDPSASAALSALAAQTRIVHVIGTTGFTADQEAEIEAAARHAVIVKSGNMSLGINLLTNLAKQATASLDASWDIEILDMHHRHKVDAPSGTALMLAEAAAEGRDVSLDEVADRGRDGLTGPREHGAIGISALRGGSVVGDHQLILAGPNERLVLSHHAESRDIFAQGALQAALWGGDKSPGLYTMSDVLGL, via the coding sequence ATGAAACTTGTCGTAAATGGTTGCGCCGGAAGAATGGGACAGACACTTGTCCGCCTCATCGCAGAAGATGAGCGCTTAACACTTGTGGGCGCATTGGAGCATGCCAACAGCCCGGCCCTTAATGAAGATGCCGGTAAATTAGCAGGGCTAGACGCGCTTGGCGTGAAAGTCACCGATAATGCGCTCAATGTTATGAAAGATGCGGATGGCGTTATCGACTTCTCTGACCCCTCTGCCAGCGCGGCTCTTTCCGCACTTGCCGCGCAAACAAGAATTGTACATGTCATTGGGACGACGGGATTTACTGCCGATCAAGAGGCCGAAATAGAAGCCGCAGCGCGTCACGCTGTGATTGTGAAATCCGGCAATATGAGTCTCGGGATTAACCTGCTTACCAATCTCGCAAAACAAGCAACCGCTAGTCTAGACGCCTCATGGGATATTGAAATTCTTGATATGCATCACCGTCATAAAGTAGACGCGCCATCCGGCACAGCTTTAATGCTGGCTGAAGCGGCAGCCGAAGGGCGCGATGTCTCGCTGGACGAGGTTGCAGACCGTGGTCGTGACGGGCTAACGGGGCCACGTGAACACGGCGCGATTGGTATTTCAGCCCTGCGCGGCGGGAGTGTCGTTGGAGATCATCAGCTTATTCTGGCAGGGCCAAATGAACGTCTTGTTCTCAGTCATCACGCTGAAAGTCGGGATATTTTTGCACAAGGCGCACTTCAAGCCGCCTTATGGGGCGGAGATAAATCTCCCGGCCTCTATACCATGTCAGATGTTTTAGGTCTTTAG
- a CDS encoding methylated-DNA--[protein]-cysteine S-methyltransferase, producing the protein MSQNNNNYAAGFDTPLGRMILLAEDTSTENKKATSMQLIGLGFAGIKMNDEAVIADLSRQLGCQNVLSNPEKLRPLATQILDQPHKVPVSLRGTNFQKKVWRRLMEIPTGTTTTYGKISDNLQSAPRAVGTAVGKNPISLLVPCHRVIGSTGHLHGYRWGLDIKKSLLAAEGAPVSVAL; encoded by the coding sequence ATGTCACAAAATAACAATAATTATGCGGCAGGATTTGACACCCCGTTGGGGCGTATGATTTTACTTGCTGAAGACACCTCAACAGAAAATAAGAAAGCCACTTCAATGCAGCTTATTGGGTTAGGCTTTGCCGGTATAAAAATGAATGATGAAGCGGTCATCGCCGATTTGTCTCGTCAGCTTGGCTGTCAAAATGTGCTGTCCAACCCCGAAAAGCTCAGGCCTCTTGCCACCCAAATTCTTGATCAGCCACATAAAGTACCCGTGTCGTTGCGCGGTACGAATTTTCAGAAAAAAGTGTGGCGCAGGCTCATGGAAATTCCAACAGGCACTACAACCACATATGGAAAGATTTCTGATAATTTGCAAAGCGCGCCGCGCGCGGTCGGTACTGCTGTCGGCAAAAACCCTATTTCCCTGCTCGTTCCCTGTCACAGGGTTATCGGTTCAACAGGCCATCTGCATGGTTATAGATGGGGGTTGGATATTAAAAAATCCTTACTCGCAGCCGAGGGTGCGCCCGTTTCAGTTGCGCTTTAA